GGCCCGGGTACCTGGTGATGGAGCGGGTGGACGGGCCGACCATGCTCGACGCGCTGGTCCGACAGCCCCACCGGATGGGGCACCTGGCCCGGATCCTGGCGGACCTGCACGTGCGTCTCCATGCTCTCGCTGCTCCCGACGGTCTGCCCCGGGCAGGGGTGCCGGGAGACCGGCTGCTACACCGCGACCTGCACCCGCTCAACGTCTTGATGGCCGCCGGTGGCCCGGTCGTGATCGACTGGACCAACGCCGCGGCCGGAAGCCCTGCCTACGACGTCGCCGACACCTGGGTGCTCTCCGCCGTCGGGGAGGTGCCGGGGGGAGCGGGGGCCCGGGTCGCCGCCACCCTGGGGAGGCGGGTGTTCCTCCGCTCCTTTCTCCGCAGCTTCGACCGTGACAAGGTCCGAGCGGCCATCCCCGCCGCCGTCGAGCACCGCCTCTCCGACCGGAACATGAGCGAAGGGGAGCGGAGCCGCATGCGCCGGATGGCGGCCCGGGCGTCCGCCGGGACGGGCCGGCGCTGAGCCCGGCGCCGGCCTGCTGAACAGGGCCGGCGGGCCCACCGGCCGGTCGCAGTCCGCCCTCAGCCCATTCGGCGGGTTTTCCCAGGAACGACCGAGGTGGGCGTGAGGATCCGGTCCGATCCTCGCACCGTGGCCGTTCATCCTGGGACCATTCCGGAGTGAGCCTGCGGTTCCGTCTCGTGGCCGGGCTGGTCGGGTTGATGACGGTCGGGCTCGGGATCTTCGGGGTGGCGACCTACGCCCTCTACTCCCGCTCGCAGTACCACGATCTCGACCAGACCCTCCGGGCGTCGGTGCCCCTCGTGAGCGGGGAGCTGGCCCGCGCCGCCGGCGTGGTGCTCGGTCCCCCCGGTGCCGGACGGCCCGGCCGCGACGGGCAGGGGGCCGGTCCCCGGTCGGGACAGGCGCCCCTGCCCGGAGGAGCGGTGTCGGGCGGTGGGCCCCCGCCCGCAGGCGGCGTCGGGGCGCCGGTCGTGGCGCCGGGGACCTACGGGGAGCTGGTCGACGGCACGGGCACGGTCCGCAGCCACGTGCAGGAGGTGAGCTCGACCTCGCCCCCGAAGCTGCCCCGACCGCTCCCGTCGACGTCGGGCGGCTCCCGGGTGCTGGGCGTCGCATCGGTCAGCGGGTCGGGCAGCTGGCGGGTCGAGATCGGCGCCCCGCAGAACGGCGGCTACCGCGTGGTCGTGGCCGTGCCGACGTCGAGCGTCACCAGCGCCCTGCACCGCCTCACCCTCATCGAGCTGTCGGGGGCGGCGGCCCTGCTGCTGATCCTGTCGCTGGGTGCGGGGTTGGTGCTGCGGCGGGGCCTGGCCCCGATCGAGCGCATGGCGGGCACGGCGCGGGCCATCGCCGGCGGGGACCTG
The DNA window shown above is from Acidimicrobiales bacterium and carries:
- a CDS encoding phosphotransferase, whose translation is MKPVGPQLAEGRDSVIYEHGPGRVLRIPRDGRSLDGEADVMRYVRAQGYPAPEVYESGPGYLVMERVDGPTMLDALVRQPHRMGHLARILADLHVRLHALAAPDGLPRAGVPGDRLLHRDLHPLNVLMAAGGPVVIDWTNAAAGSPAYDVADTWVLSAVGEVPGGAGARVAATLGRRVFLRSFLRSFDRDKVRAAIPAAVEHRLSDRNMSEGERSRMRRMAARASAGTGRR